Within Paenibacillus sabinae T27, the genomic segment TTCCATTCGGGAAACTCCAGAACAAAGGAATGGCCCTCGGAGGTGAAGTCGATTCGCTCTTGAGCATCTCTTGAGGTAAGCGCTCCGAGGCGTCGTAATATCGGGCAGCATCCTCCCGGATATGGCATCGTCCAATTATCTCCGCCTCTTCATCCCGGGAGCCAACCCGTTGGCGGTCCGGCCCATTCTTCTCTCCGGCAGCTTCGATTCGATTATCATGGTACCCAGAGTCCAAAAGATAGCGCATCCTGCTCTTCAACTAAAGCTCCTCCGTTCACCCTTTATCCCCCATTCAAGACAAAAAAAAGAACGCAAACCGGGATGATTCCACAGTCTGCGTGCTTCGCAAGGTAAATGTTACATTCAATTAACATCATTGTAGCAAGTTTGTAGTCTTTTGTCCAGCCTGTTTCTCGCTTTTTGTCGATTGCCGACGCAATCCGTCAAGATACATAAGGATTGTTCGCGCGCTCAAAGCCGATTCTCGTCTTCGGACCGTGACCCGGGTGCACAGTCACATCGTCGTCCAGCTTGAAGAGCTTGTTCTGGATGGAATCCAGCAGATCACGCTCTTTTCCGCCAGGCAGATCCGTCCGTCCAACGCTCAGCCGGAACAGCACATCGCCGGCGAACAAGTCGTTTCCGCACAAAAAGCTTACGCTTCCCGGAGAATGCCCCGGCGTGTGGAAGACGCGGAAGGTATTCCCTATCAGCTCAAGGGTCTGGCCCTCGTCCAGATCGAACTCGGCGGGGTCCGTCGTCATCGGAGGCGATACGTTCGGCCACATAAGAGAGCCGTTCAGCTTGGCGCTTGTCAGCCAATCGCTCTCCAGGGCGTGGAGATAGACCGGGCAATTCTTCAGCTTGCGAATCTCGTCGACGCCGCCGATATGGTCAAAATGAGCATGCGTCAGCAGAATCGCTTCGATTTCGATGTCCTGAATGGCCCGCACCAGCGGGGCCGGGTTCATGCCCGGATCAATAATAATGCCTTTGGCGGGGTCCGTTCCCGTCAACAGATAGGCGTTGGTCTGCAATGGACCGAGATTAAAGCTTCGAATGTTCAGCATGGCTTAAAATCCGGAAATCAGTTCGCGCAATTCCTTCGCGATCACGGCCTGATATTCCGTTCCCTCCCCGTAAGCCTGGCCCATCGCCTTGCGGACCTCCGCGATTTTGGCCTCATAGTCCGGAGCCTCGCGGTCCGGGTTCTCTCTCTTGAAATTATTCATCAGCGACTGCACATGCTGCGGCCGCGGACCCCAGTGTCCAAGCACATGTCCGCCCGTATCCGCAATAATGACGATCGGCACCGCACGTCCGCCCATGGTCAGATAATCGTCCATCACATCCTGATTTTCTTCCAGAATGAGTACTTCTGTCCGGATTCCCGCCGTCTCCAGGATGTGGAATACGGCAGGCACATTGCGGACGACGTCGCCGCACCAGTCGGCGGCCAGGATAAGCGAGCGCAGATCGTCGCGGTGGTTAAGGCTTTCAAAAAACTCCCGGTCGCTCTCGTCCTGCCAGGAAAAAGCCTCATACCAGGATTCAAACGCCTGCTGGTTCTTGGTCATGCCCTCCACGAATTGACGGGGCGACAGTCCCTGTCCGAATTTGGAGGCGAGATTTTGCTTCATGCCGCATTACCTCTTTTCTTTTTGGATTGAAGCCACTTGAACAGAAAATAAACCACGATCAGCGCAATCGCGCCGATGATGATTTCATGCGTATACGCGGCGGCTGTTTCATCAATATTCTCCCAATTTTCACCCAGAGTCATGCCGAGATAAACAAACAAAACGCTCCAGGGAATGACGGCCAGCGTCGTCAGCATAATAAACCGCCAGATCGGCATACGCGAAATCCCCGCCGGAACGGAAATGGCATGCCGTACAACCGGAATAAAGCGGGCCGTAAAAATAACGCCGGTGCCGTACTTCTCAAACCAGGCTTCCGCGTGATCGATGTGGTGCTTTTTGATTAAAATGTATTTGCCGTACCGCTCGAGCACCGGCCTTCCGCCGTAACGGCCAATCCAGTACACGAAAATCTGGGCCACTACCCCGCCAATCGTACCGAAGAGAACGGCCCCGAAAAAATTAATTTCTCCCAAA encodes:
- a CDS encoding DedA family protein, which translates into the protein MHVISDVVSQLFEWIQSLGYIGIMIGLMIEVIPSEIVLAYGGYLVHLGEINFFGAVLFGTIGGVVAQIFVYWIGRYGGRPVLERYGKYILIKKHHIDHAEAWFEKYGTGVIFTARFIPVVRHAISVPAGISRMPIWRFIMLTTLAVIPWSVLFVYLGMTLGENWENIDETAAAYTHEIIIGAIALIVVYFLFKWLQSKKKRGNAA
- a CDS encoding MBL fold metallo-hydrolase codes for the protein MLNIRSFNLGPLQTNAYLLTGTDPAKGIIIDPGMNPAPLVRAIQDIEIEAILLTHAHFDHIGGVDEIRKLKNCPVYLHALESDWLTSAKLNGSLMWPNVSPPMTTDPAEFDLDEGQTLELIGNTFRVFHTPGHSPGSVSFLCGNDLFAGDVLFRLSVGRTDLPGGKERDLLDSIQNKLFKLDDDVTVHPGHGPKTRIGFERANNPYVS
- a CDS encoding thioredoxin family protein; translated protein: MKQNLASKFGQGLSPRQFVEGMTKNQQAFESWYEAFSWQDESDREFFESLNHRDDLRSLILAADWCGDVVRNVPAVFHILETAGIRTEVLILEENQDVMDDYLTMGGRAVPIVIIADTGGHVLGHWGPRPQHVQSLMNNFKRENPDREAPDYEAKIAEVRKAMGQAYGEGTEYQAVIAKELRELISGF